Genomic window (Lynx canadensis isolate LIC74 chromosome D3, mLynCan4.pri.v2, whole genome shotgun sequence):
CGTGAGAGAAGTAGAATACAGTGTGTTGGTTTTCGTCGCACACTTTCAGTTCTGACTATGGTAGATAGGGTTGtgtgcttgttttattttaatagattaatttttaaaaacatttgcagaAAACTTGGCAGAGTATAATTAGTTCCCGCGTAACCACACCCCACGTCTCTTACGTTAACATGTTAGCGGGGCACATTTGTCACCTTAAGGAGCCAGAACTGATACGTGATTATTAACTGAAGCATATGCCTTGTTCcagttaacttttttgtttttaattttgtaatgtttatttatttttgagagagagagagagagagagcgcgcgcgcgcgcgcgcgcgcgcatgagcgggggaggggcagagagagggggagacacagaatcggaagcaggctccaggctccgagccagcagcacagagcccgacgcggggctcgaacccacgaaccgcgagatcgtgacctgaaccaaagttgggtgctgaaccgactgaaccacctgggtgcccctcagTTTCCTTAGTAAAAACAccctttttctgtcccaggagCCTATCCAAGGACCCCATTACATTCAGCCACTGCTCTTGACTGTCTGTTTTGTGACCTTGATGGGTTCAAGGAGTTACGGTTAGatattttctacatatttctagatattttctgctcctctctttggatttgtgtgattttttttcttctaacgaTTATGTTGGCATTGTGGGTTCTTGGGCGGAAGACCGTAGAAGGAAGGACCTACTCCCCATTCCATACTattgtttttttcagtgtttgttcatttctgaggggggcaggcagaggatccaaagcaggctccaggctgagagcagaacccgacgtggggctcggactcacaaaccgtgaaatcatgacctgagctgaagtcagacgttcaaccgagtcacccaggtgtcccccccatattattttctttagggGGACCCCATCGTGTGCAACCCACACCTCAGGAGGGGGAGTCATACTCTTGAATTGTTTGGAATTCTTTGAGAGATGCGTTTCTTGTCCTGCGTTTACTAATTTATGTCAGTGTGGACTTAACAGGTGTTAActaatactactttattttgctCAGATTGTTTTAGCTCTTTCATTTAGACACACTCATCATTGTGGGTTTTGcggtgggtttaaaaaaaaagttttcttttgtgCACTTTTTTCCTGGCACATCCTTTCTGGGCCCAAGAATCAGCCATTGCTCCAAGGGGCTCTGGTTGCTGTTATTGCAGAACGCCATCAGAAACGATGGTTTGAGAGCTGGCCTGTCTGTTAGACTTTTTCAGCTGACAAAGGAGAACGTACGTTAACTTTAACTCTGTATATACGCTTGCCTGTAAACGTTTCTATACGTGACCACCGTGTTGGTACACAGAGAGACGAGCCCATACTGATGTCCACATGGCTCATCCGGCGCCCTTTCCTTGCTTATCTGTAACCTCCCCCTGCAGCAGGTGGCTGgcctcccctccaccaccctgtTACACGTCCAACCCCAGCACGTGCATGGCCGCGCGGCCCTGGGAAACTGCTTTCTCAAGTGTGGTACGGGGCTCAGTGCAGCTTGGTAGACattcttttaagattctctttctgcattggggcgcctgggtggcgcagtcggttaagcgtccgacttcagccaggtcacgatctcgcggtccgtgagttcaagccctgcgtcgggctctgggctgatggctcggagcctggagcctgtttccgattctgtgtctccctctctctgcccctcccccgttcatgctctgcctctctctgtcccaaaaataaataaacgttgaaaaaaaaaattaaaaaaaaaaaagattctctttctgcaCCTTCGGGATTGGAAGTAGACCTTAAGTAAACATCAGAAGGTTGAATGAAAACTGTCTTGTCTCCCCTACAACCCTTGTTGATTAGATTCTAAATTCCTTAGCATCCCAGTGACATAATTTCTGTGCCCAAGTTTAgccccttaaaaataattttggtattggggcgcctgggtggctcggtcgattaagcatctgacttcagctcaggtcatgatctcacggttcgtgggtttgagccccatgttgggcactgtgctgacagctcagagcctggagctgcttctgattctgtgtctccctctttctctgcccctcctccactcatgctctgtctctttctctctctcaaaaatatataaacattaaaaaaatataaaaaaagaatttttgtatcATAGTATTGAGTTGgtgtgtataatatttttttctttcatttgcctTCAGTGTTATAGTTCTTACTTTCTCCCCACAGAAAGAAGTTTTGGTATGAAGGTCCTTCCTTGGGCTCTCACTTGGTAAGTCCAGAGTAGCAGCTGCTGTAGACTCTGGTGGGCGTGAGGTTCCAGAAGTCGGCAAAACTCCAGCCTGGCCGTCCTTCCATTTCCAAGTTTGAATGCACAAGGTCTGCAGGCTGGCACTAGATACACTGGTAGAGtgaattttgacttaaaaaaaaaaaaaaaaaagtcatactaAAGTTTTCTGGAATGTTGTCTCTGTTATCAAATACTAACAGTGGTTTTTAGTGTGTGTGCATGACACGTGTAGATGTGCTGTAAAACTTTATATAATAAATGGTTCTTGTTAGAAAAATTACATTGTGtgttaaaaaccactgaattgtgtatctttagagagggagaattttatggtatgtggatTATGTTTCAATGAgattttggggaggaaaaaatatatactgacaGTACTTTTAATTTTGGAGGGGCGCTAGGTAAAATCTATGAAGGATCCAGGTCTGTAAATTGTATCTTAATGAATCAAGCTGAGATGGTTGAGGGTAacgttggtttttgtttttcaaggtgCTAAGTCCTTCCCAGCTCCCTTTTTGTAGATTAGGACAAGTTTAACATACAGTTGTAACGTTGGCCTTTCTGTCTGTTCTTCTTGATGGAGATGTACAAGCCATCCCAGTTGGAATTCCTAACGAAGACCACCTCAAAGAAAACCAGGAAGGACGACCAGGTGCGCCTGAGGGCCCTGAACGGCCTCCTCTACAAAGCGCTGACTGATCTGCTGTGCACCCCTGAAGTGAGCCAGGAGATCTGTGACCTGAATGTGCAGCTCTCCAAGGTAGACTGGGCCCGGGTGGGAGGAATCGGGGTGACGCCTGCAGGCCTGTGTCTAGTGGTTAGAAAGAAGGCGCCATGCTGCATCCAGTCTGGTCTAGTGGTTAGAAAGAAGACGCCGTGCTAGACTCAGGGTCTTTGAAGTTCTGTAGTGATGCTAAGTGGGACCATTCGAGTTGTGAAGATGGAGGgtacgtgtgcacgtgtgtgcgtggtGTGCAAGCACTGAGGGCATTGTCAGATGCCCAGGAAGCACGATGGGTGGACGCGTGTGCGTTTGTGTTGGTGAGAAGACAGCAGGTGCCTCCCTGCAGTCTCCCTGTCCCTAGAGCGAGCTGAGCTGGagggaaatgggaaaataagTGGTAGTTCCGGCGGTTCCGATGTGCACTGTGGGCTTGGGGTCAGGGACGATGAGGGTTTGGATTCCGGGCCCAGCTTCACCCCTTGTGAGTGTGTGGCCGGAGATGGTGGCCTGTCGCGGTGCCCGCGGGAGCGCCTGCTTCTGGGTGGTGGGTGCCTGGAGCTGAAGACTGCCGATGAGCTGGTCTTCAGCCGCGGCCTGTGGTCCGCGGAAGCCCACGGAAGCGGACAGTGACTtgaggctggggtgggtgggacTCAGGTGTCTCTGACTTCAGACTTCTCGGCCTGCCGTGTGTACTGGAGGACGACCGTCTCGGCCGAGCAGAACGCGCACACAGAGGCCGTCCTGCGGAGGAGCGCCGCGCACATGAGGTGACCGCGCTCTTCGTGTCTGCTTCCGCACGCACCTTGTGTTTCCCTCTTGTTGCATTAAGTTTTTTTGCTTTGAAGGAAAATTTTGGAcgcattttcttaaatttcaagaTGTAGTTTACATCTGCACGTGAGACGTCATCTTGGACAGCGGTTCTCACAGTGTGGCCCCAGACTTCTGGGGACTGctgacacccaggtgtccctgtggtCATTGTAGCTTCATGCCATGTGCTCCCAGTAAAACACAATGCCACTTCGGTTTAAGGATCtctgtgatggggcgcctgggtggctcattcggttgagcctccgacttcggctcaggtcatgatctcacggtctgtgagcgtcgggctctgtgctgacagcctggagcctgcttcggattctgtgtctcgctctctctgcccctcccctgttcatgctctgtctctctctgtctcaaaaatagataaacattaaaaaaaaaaaacaaaactatccaTGATGAATAAGCAAAAgttactaattttattaaatcctaATTCTTGGGTACCTGTCGTTGTAATGTTCTGTGTGGTGGGAAGGAAGGCTAAAATAACCTGTGCTGATGTGGTTGTCTGGGAAACACACAGTTGATTGTGAGCTGAAATAGACACTGTTCACTGGAAATGACAAGTGAACCACAAGCTGTGGTTTTTTTCAGATTTGGGTATTTGACacattttctctaaaatgagCAAAGTGAACCTGTCCCTTCAGGGAAAACAACTGACTATACTTGTTGCCAGtgataaaattcaagctttcaagtgaaaattgATTTTAGAAAACCTGTATCCACCACCGTGATTTTGGTAGCTTTCTGATACTTAAAGACTCTCGATGAGAACGTTGGTCGTGTTGACAAATGCAGTGTCATACTGTTCAGTGTGTCAACATTCTGCAAATCTGGGTAATTTGGTGAGCCAGTGTTTTCCAAATGACTAACGCCTGAAGCTACAAACTCAAGCATAGGGAAAGAGCCATTCGAGGTCAAGATACACCAGTGGATTTTAATATGACAGTGACACTCATTGATCTGGTTTCAGATTCCACGCTGCAACTAACTTTAACAGTATCCTTTGTTGAGTTTTGTGGAGTGTCGGAGAAGATCCATTCTTTTCTGGAGTGGTGTTCATTTGCTCCTTTTCCAGTTACAGGGCAGTGTGAGGCCGGATCTTCCAGTCCAGCCAGAATAGCAGAGCAGCTTGGGTGCAGCGGGGAGAACGTCTCCCATTAAGCTGGACATTAGAGAGATTTGTGACTATGTAAACAAGGCCACGTTTCTCAATCATTTTTTTGGGAATAATTATCTTCAATGGtttagttatttttcattaaaaatcccACGTAAACATTTAATAGGTTTGTTATCTTGAATGAACGAATGtctgtttttcaaattctcaCTTTTCATTTATAGTGTAgtagatacagatagatacaaCACTCATCAACGAAAGCTCTTGGGTGTGCTCAGTAAGTTTTAAGAGTATGAAGAGGTCTTGAGACTAAAAAGTTGAGAACTACCGAGGTGGGTGCTAGGAAAGGAGTTACTGTGCTTTCTCCCCAGTCTTAAGAAATGCAGAAACCTAACCAAGCAGCACTCAGAACTGGATTCCCTCCTTCccgcttccttcctctctctgttcctctcgcCTCTCCCTTGTACCTCACACTTCACTTTTAGGAGAGGGGGATGGAATCCTATGTGGAACTAGGGTTTGCACATACCGTCTGCTTCAGCTCGGCTGACATCATTCCCAGGAGGCCCTAGGAGTCTCTTTAGAGGAGAGTATTAATTGTGTATCAAGGAGTGCtcagttaatttcatttttctcttgttaacagaaacaagaaaaagatttCTGACAAGTGTTGTACTAACAGCATTGCTTTCTGATGAGTTTTTGGGTAATCAGAAAATCCAACCGAACAGACCATCCCTTTCCGCAGCTCTTCTGCTCACCTGAGGTTTGGTGTAGAGGCTGTCCTGTAATCACGGGCCAGGACCTGCTGTCGCTGTGTGCAGAGAGGCTGTGCTCACCAGTGTTTTTGCCGCGGACTGGCTGCAGCCAGTTCACCTTAGTCTGCTTGTATCAGTGACCGATGCAGAGAATGACATGTGCCTGAGAATGGCTGAGGACCTCGGTGCACTTGTGTGGCCTTGGTGCCAGTGGATGTCCACTGGAACGAAGCCGAGGCGGGTTGTCGGTGCCCAGACCACGCAGCCCACTGCCACGGTGCTGCCCGGGAGGCGTCTAAGCGAAGATCAGGTTATTCGTTAGGATCTCAAGAGTTGCATTTAGGCAGCTAAAAATAGTTGTGATGATGCGTTTTGTATCCCTTTTGTGATGTGGCGGTTGCCTGCGGAAGACTTTCCTGGGCTGACGTGTTGGTTTCTTGAGTAACGTGATAAGCAAATCTTCTGTCTTACCTCTCCATGAGGttactgtatatttttctgtCCGCTAAGTGTCACCTGCAACGCACAGTGTGCCTTGTCTCCCTCCAGGCACATTTTGATGTCCCAGCAGACCCTGAGGAACGTGCCGCCGATAGTGTTTCTTCAGGACAAAGGAAATGCGGCTCTAGCTGAGGTAAGGCTAAGTGACTTTCCATAATGAGTTTTTATATGagtaagattttatatttaattttgagagattcAGATGATGTGTACAGTTAAAGGAAGCAACCCTTGGCGGGTACAAATGAAAAGTGAGGCTCCCATGCCTCTGCCCCGGCCAGACTCCCCAGAAGGAACCACTCTTCAGGCTTTAAATTTTAACTGCTTACCACTGTATCTCTCACCAGGACACCAAGTCTCTGTTTCTTGTCTTACAAAGTTGATGCAGGCAaagctgcctccctccctggatCTGACCGTCTGCAGTTACTTTACACCAGAGGTTACTTCTGTAACCGTTTTCTATAATTTCCCTTACTTTAAATACTGTTAATTATGAGGTCTAAAACctgtgtgtaaatatatgtgtgtatatatttgtatctgtGTGGTGTTACCTGGTGGTCATTAAGATACgtcacacttttaaaaagtttacaaaacCCCCAGTAAGTAGCACTTATGATTATAATTAGGTAGCTGTTATTCACTGCAGGACTAGGTAGTTTTTAGAGCCACAGAGGAAAACAAGTCTAGTCggacatttttatctttgttgttcATTATACAAGCAACACTGAAAACCTTATACAAACGATAACCTTGACAGGTAGGGGCTTTTCCTAGCGACAAAAGGAGACGGAGGAGTGAAGTGACCAGTGCCAGCTTTAGAGAACCCAGGAGAGCATAGGTTAGGCGTTTGCCGGGGAGAGTGCAGCAGGGAGCTCACGCGTGCATGTCCAGTTGAGTTGGTGGAAGGAAGTACCTCTGCTCTCACCATCCCAGGCTTGTCCCTCTCTCGCCAGCAAGGTCCTACCTGGCTCCGTGGGCTCCTTTCTAGAAAAAGTGATTGGAAGGAGGGAGGCGCAGACAGTGCTCAAAGCATGCTGGAGCGGTTCTTTCTCCAGAGATGCTGCTGCTGGGTATTCGCGGTGGAGGCCCCGCGTCTgtcctctgtgcccttcctgTGCCGGGGGCAGAGTTAGGCTTCTGCCTGGCTCGCTGTCACTGTAGTTAGAAGCAAGCAGGGGCCCGACCGAGGGGTCTCTGAGGGGGGCAGGTGGCTAGCCGAGTGCACAGTCATCACGGTCATTGTTGGCTGGCTCTTGCGGAAGTCAGTGCGGTGGTTTTGAGACCCTTATGTCTGTTTGTAAGAGAGTTGAAGTCAGCCAGTGGCAAAGTAATCTGGATAGACACGCGGATTTGAAGTTGGGGTTTGTGGGTGAAACTTGGAGTCTCGTACCCTCAGCGTACGTGTGTGTCGTGTGGGCTGCATGCGTGGAGGCGTCGCGGGTGGTGGGAAGTGGTAGCGGCCGGCGGTGGTCGCAGCGCGTACTTTGCGGTGTCAGGAAGCAGAGCGGCTCCAGCTCCGTCCAGGCCGAGCCCCGAGGGGCACTTGGCTTCGCTGCCGTCACTGCCGGTAGGCCCCGACGTCACTGGTGTCGGGAAGAAAGCGGGAACGGAAACCACAGGGAGGTACGGCACGTGCCCTTCCCCCGCAGCGGTTGACATTAAACGGTGACCACACCGAGCGGGGAGGAATCACGGGGCTGCGGCCCCGCCACCCTGTGGTCCCGTGGAAGCCGCGCACGCACATCCTGTGACCCAGAGCTCCCGTGGGGGGGCCCACGGAAACGCGTGTCCGCCAGAGGTGTGCAGGTGCTGGTGTTGGGGTTTCTTGTAGGTGCCTAGCTCTGATTCAGCCGTGGAGGGGTGAACGCGGAGCCCCAGGCGAGGCCGTGGTCCCTGTGATTCTGTCTGTGGGACGTGCAGGGACACGTGCGACCGGTCTGTGGTGACTGAAGTCAATAGTGCCTGTCTTTGGGCAGGGAGTGGGCAGGAGGGGCTCGAAGTTTCCTGGGGTTCGTCTCCTTAAACGTCAGGGGGATGTCCACAGGCACAGTCCCTTTGTGACATGTCATTGAGCCGTATGCCTTGATGTCCTTGCGCTTTTCCCGTGTATTACATTTCAGTCAAAGGGTTTGTACAATGTCGATTTTGTCATAATCACAAAGGgcaaaaaatagatttttaaagaaaatacataaagtgTGTTCCCAGCATTGGGATTTATTACACATTTGCTGGTCTCCCCGCTTCTGAGAGCAGGCGTGGCTGGGCCGTGCTCGCCTCGCCCCACGGGCCTCATGCTAGAGCCTGGACTTCTCCTTGGGGTGGGCACTGAGCCGCTTCCGTCCTCGCCCGAGGTTCTGTGCATGCGGAGTTCGGCTGGGACTCGGCCCTGCAGCCTGTGTTGACGTGTTAGGGTTTGGTGGTGTCTGCATTGGTTCTTTGTTAAGACTTTTAACGAAAGCTTTGGTGCGGCAGGATTTACCCAGAGGCCCACCCCGTCctcacccttcccaccacccatctttttttttttttttttttaagttctagatctttacacccaacatgggactttaactcgtgaccctgaggtcaggagtcggatgctctTCCGACCCAGCCAACCGGGTGCCCCAAGTTTTCCTTGTTAGGTTTCTGCAATTTCACACCTAGAACGTTGTCTTGGCACCTGGCAGCTTTTGCTCAGCACTGTTTTCGAGATTCACGTTGTTTCGGTGTGAGTGGttccttttttcttggtaagtgGGGTCATTATACGAATACGCTACGTTTCATTTGTTCACCTTCTCACGGACGTTTGTCTGTCTTTCTAATTCTCGGTTGCTCTGAGTGAAGCTGTTGTGAACATGTGTGTACACGTTTTTGTGTGGACGGACGTTTCTGTGTCTCTTAGGTCAGCACGTAGGAGTGGCAAGTGTCTGTAATTGCGAGGAAGCCGCCGGTTGCAGGTGAGCGGGGCGCCGTGGCGTGGCTCACGTGTGTCTTCTCGATGACTAGTCGAGCACCTTCCCCTGTGCCTGGTGGCCTTTCCTTGTTTCGTCAGGTCCCACCAGGTCTTTTGCCCAGTCTCGTGAGTTGTGCTCAGGGTGGACCTTCACAGGACGGCCACGCGTCCTGTCCTTGTCGGGTGCGAGCACACGTTCTCCCAGCCAGCTTGGGAGACCCACGCTTGGTCCTCGTGTTGTGGCATCATTAGTGCTGTTTCTGGTATTTTCTGTGGACTGACTTTTCCCTCGGTTCTGCCGTTGGTTTGCGATGATGCAGTCTGTTGCTGCAGAACGCCGGGCCCTGGTCCCGGATCTGGGCCGTCCCGGGCCGGCACTGTGGCCAGGTAGGGTCCAGGTGTGTGTCCTGGGCACGCAGGTAGAGGTGGGAGCCGCCCCTGGTATCCGGGGAGCAGGGGCCTGTGTGGCGCCCTGGGCTCAGCAGTGGTGTGCGTGCCCCCACCGAGGGGAGCTCTTGTTTCCAGATTGGGCCCCTCAGACACCTTGGAGCTGGATTCGCATGCCACACCCCTGACTGTGGCTTTGTTGCTATGCCAGGAGGCTTTCTTTTCCCAAACACACAAGTTCTGTGGCAAAGTTCAGTTTAAGTGATTTATACAACTTCATTCGGAATCAGGAAACGTTACTTAATTGAGCTAATAGTTAACTGGTTTCTTCATAAATTTGACTGAAGTTTACAAGTTTTAAGTGTAGTTTTAGGAAAGCCTCGGTTCGTTATTAGAGAAAATGTGATTGTTAAGTAACAGGTGTTTGAAAGCACAGACTGGTGAATGGCCTCATCCCTGGGGGATGTCACCGGAGGGGCACGGAGGACAGTTGGAAGGCCTGTGTCTGAGCTGGGCCGTGGTGCAGGTGGCACAGAGGTGTGGCTTACTGAATTGCTCTCTATGCCCCTTTCCAGGTTGATTGGTTACTGGCAAATGCTGATTTTGGGCccccagaggaaagagaagaccGTGTGCAAAGTGATGCCAGGTACACGTGGACATGGTTTTGATTGTCCTGGGCAAATGCCCTGGTGTGATTCCCACGGCAGCTGCCCATTCTGCACCCCTGGCCGTGCACTGCCCCAGCAGCCTGGCAGTGACCTGTGGCGGGTCCTGGGGGCAGTCTGCAGTGGTTCTGAGTACTCAGCAAGGCTGCTCGGAGTGCCTCGGTGGTCTACCCGACAGTGCTGGAGCCCATGGCATCTGCCATCGCTGTGGTAACTCCTGGAGTGGGGACAGGTGTCTCTCCCTCGCCCTGTTTTTCCACTTGCCACATTTTTACTGAGCATGTCCTGTGGCTCTGTTCTAGCATGTACAATACGTATGTGAATAGAACAGACATTGGGGTCTTTGGAGCTTGCATTTTGCTGGCGGAGACCCACAGGGAGCAGTGAATCCACAGATGATTGTGTGTCAAGAAGGGCATGTAGGACACCCCTtccggtggtggggggggggggtcaggaggTGGGGGCGGTGCTGCAGCTGAGAAAGAGACGTGAGCTGTATGTGGAGGGGCCCCGTTCCGGGTTCCGGAAGAGCTTCAGCAGGTCCTGAGCCTGTGTTCTCAGAGCGGGCGCGTCAGCGTCAGGGGCAGCACTGTCAGGACTTGGGTGGGGCCCCCAGCGACCTGCTTGCCAGGGGAGGGGACGCTGCGCCCCGAGGGCTCCAGGCAGCAGTGAGTGCCCACATCCCGGACCAGCAGGGAGTTGAGCCTTCCGTAGCTGAGCAGGAGGGGGGTCAGAGGCAGGACACGGCCATGTTTGGGTTTTGACAAGTACCCTGAGTGGCACATGTAAAGGACCATACCCATAATTCTGCCTGACGGGCCTAGCATGCTGGCTGTATTTGGGGAAAAGCAACTGAGAGGGCATCTGACGGGAGGGCTGTGTCCAAGCTGTCCTGGGCTGCACCACACACGGGGGCGGAGCCCCTTCCCCGTGCCGTATCCCCCAGCCTCCCTCGGACGTCAGTAGGTCCACCAGGAGGTGGCCAGGAGCCCCCACACCGCCCGGCTTCACCCACGCTTCACCTGACGTCTCTTCTCCCCTCCAGGGGCTGTGGGGCCCTGGACGCCCCTTCACGCAGCACCCAGGGCCCTGCCGCCTGCTCAAGTCTGTGTGGGATTGATCACGAGGCGCTCAACAAACAGATCATGGAATACAAGAGGAGGAAAGAGCGAGGGTGCAGGAGCGAGAGCCCCGCGGAGTCTCCACTGACACACACACGAGAGGGAAACGTGGCAGCCACACCCTGCGCAGATGGCGACCTCTCCCGCGAGAATCACCTGTCGGGGGCAGCGAGAGGCCACCCGGACCCTGACCTGGATGGCTCCCGAGGGGCGGCAGGAAGGGCGGAGGTGACTGAGGGGCGGAGAGGGGGTGAGGTGTGAGGCTCTGCTGGGCAGAACCACGGTCCCACCGCCCGGGCAGCCTTGTGCCTTAGCCTGAGAAGGAAGGGGGCCTGTGGGGACAGTCGGGCCTCTTTGTCCCGCTTTTCACCCCTCGCGGGCTCCCAGCAAGCAAGGCGGAGCGTCGCCTTGTGTGTGATCCCGCTCATTCCCTAAGCGCTGTGCTCCTGGCGGACTTGGAATGGCCCCACGTCTAGTTTTCCCCCGGGCAGGACCGCTGCCATGCAGGAAGTGTGGGTCAGGGGCGTCACAGCACTGTTGGAAGGAAGTGAAAGAAACCCTGCTCCACATGTGACCTAGAGCAGCTGCTCCTGGGCGAGGGGCACCTCCGTTTCCCGAGTGCCATCAGTGTCGAGATGCTGAGGACGGCATCAGCACGGCTTGGATGATGAGACGGGCGCTAGTGAGGTGGAGCAAGGAGGCTCGGGACTTGGCTTTTGTAAACAGTGTCAGGAAGGAAGCACTGCTGTCCCCTGGGCACCTTCTGGCATCTGGTACCAGGGCCGGTGCCCAGCAGGCAGGCGGCACCGGCAATGCCGCCTTTGTGGGCACAGCAGCCCCTGTTGAAGGGACCTGTCATGGGACACGGGCGGACCACTGGGAAGCTCTAGGCACGTAGCTGCCCAGGTGGCACTCAGGTGATCCCGTCTGCCCCGGAAGGTGCTCGTAGCCGCGTGTGTGGAGCATTTCACCTGGGAGTGCGGTTGCTGGCATGCAGACTGTCAGCTTGTGAAAATGTACGTGCTTTGCTCTAACCAGGAGTGGGAAGACACACCTTGAGCCTGCTGTCCGGAAAGGGGAGTTCATTCACCACATTCCCGGGAGGTGGGGACGTGCCGTGCAGGGCCACTCGGGGAAGCTCCAGGGTCGGTCAGGAGGCTGAGGGAGAGGAGAACGTGTGGCTTCTGCAGGAATGAATGGCCGAGGCTGGATAGTGTGAGTAGtttcagcaggctctgggctatagGAGTGCTTTCTGCGTGTTGAGTCCTGGCCCTGGGGGATGTGCGGCAGAGGAAATACTGGCTGGTGTGCAAGAGCCAGATAAAGGAGGTGGTTGGGAGTGTGGGCTCTGGATCTGTGGGTCTGTACATAAAATGTGAGTTTACAGGGGAATGGTTCACTGTCTGTAGGAATtagccctgggaggggcagtgTCTCCGCAGCCAGCAAGGCCCCCGTGATGTTATAACATCACAAATACACGGTATAaaaaccctgactgatacaggaCCCTGCGGCACCAGGCAGCCCGTTCTGCTGACCGTAGATCTGGTCTCCACTGCCAAAGGTGTCCAGACGTCCGTGCGGAGCAGCGGGAACAAGCCTGGATTCCTGGATTGTGAGCTCAGTGTGCCGTGGACGGGGACGTGCCCGTCTGTGTTGTGTGTCAAGTAACGGGCACTGGGAGAGGCCGGTGCAGGGTGCTGGCctactcttttctttcctcttttccaccTGTGCTTCCAAAAGTCAACAAATGGCAGGAAAAAGATGTGTTTTCAGACCAGGAAATTCTGTGCTCCGTACTCCTACCGATTGTCTTAGGTTCTCCCTGTAAGTACAGTTGGAGACCAGAAACGGGGCCAAGACTAGAGCGGAGACCGAGGGGCTGCCTGGTGGTGTGGACTGGTTTTACAGGGTTAAAGGTCACGCTAACAGCATCTCTGTTAGCTGCTGGCATTTGGTACTCTGCACCTTTGTAAGGGTTCATCTTCTCTTTGGGGTGGAAAGAACCCTCACTAAGCACAGGACCTCTGAGTGCAGAGAGTGCTTCTTACTTCACCTTGGCGTTTGTTAGAAGGACTTGGAACTTCAGGTACAGCGTGTTCCCGGAGTTTCTGGGTTGTGCGTGTGGAGGTTTGGGGGTGGGCCTGGCAGCTCTGTGCCTTCCTGGCGCCTTCTTCTGCCTCGTCCCAGGCCACTCCCT
Coding sequences:
- the RBFA gene encoding putative ribosome-binding factor A, mitochondrial isoform X1 — protein: MWASALRVWGLRERFRAPLGGRQAALLPGGVRGVHSSPVPCGKNLLKKFASKTKKKFWYEGPSLGSHLMYKPSQLEFLTKTTSKKTRKDDQVRLRALNGLLYKALTDLLCTPEVSQEICDLNVQLSKVSLTSDFSACRVYWRTTVSAEQNAHTEAVLRRSAAHMRHILMSQQTLRNVPPIVFLQDKGNAALAEVDWLLANADFGPPEEREDRVQSDARGCGALDAPSRSTQGPAACSSLCGIDHEALNKQIMEYKRRKERGCRSESPAESPLTHTREGNVAATPCADGDLSRENHLSGAARGHPDPDLDGSRGAAGRAEVTEGRRGGEV
- the RBFA gene encoding putative ribosome-binding factor A, mitochondrial isoform X2 — its product is MRTESGKKFWYEGPSLGSHLMYKPSQLEFLTKTTSKKTRKDDQVRLRALNGLLYKALTDLLCTPEVSQEICDLNVQLSKVSLTSDFSACRVYWRTTVSAEQNAHTEAVLRRSAAHMRHILMSQQTLRNVPPIVFLQDKGNAALAEVDWLLANADFGPPEEREDRVQSDARGCGALDAPSRSTQGPAACSSLCGIDHEALNKQIMEYKRRKERGCRSESPAESPLTHTREGNVAATPCADGDLSRENHLSGAARGHPDPDLDGSRGAAGRAEVTEGRRGGEV